Genomic window (Croceicoccus sp. Ery15):
CATCGGGCGTGCAATCGGACAGAAAGCTGAACTCGCCCTCTTCCGAAAAGCGCACGACCTGCCGGTCGATCTCGTAAAAGACCCATTGCTGGGCGGGTTTGCGATAGCAGGCCAGCGTGCCGACCCCCAGTCCGACGATGCCGACCCGCGCATCTTCGGGCGCCTGTTGCAGTGCGATGCCGATGCCCGATGTAGTGCCGTAATAGCTGGTCGGATTGTCCTTTTTCGTGGGGTCGGTGAATTGCTGGCCATGCAGCGTGGTGCCATGGGTCAGGTAACGCAGCGCGCCGCTGGGCGAATTTTCGATGTGATAGGCCCCGAAATAGCTGCGTGCCCGATCTCCGTCGAGGCTGGACCGGATCGTCGACCATCCCTGATGGCCCAGCATCAGCATGACCAGCACCGGCACATAGAGCCAGCGGCGCGACGCGACGAGCAGGCCGATACAGGTGATCAGTACGACAAAGCCCGCCACTTGGACCTTTACGCCATAGATGGCGGCCTGCGAAAGCTCGTACGCAAGCCACGCCGTCAGCAAGAGCGCACCCGCCGCCAGCGCCGCCGAGAGCCAGCCACGCCGCCGCAGTAGCGGTGTGACAATGGGCAGTTCCAGCGGCCGCAGCAGCATGGCCGCCGCGATCAGCAAGATGGCGTGTTCGTAAATCCAGTCGAATACCAATGGCGCGATCAGGGCGCAGAAAATGCCGCCGATCGCCCCGCCCAGTGCCGTCATCAGATAGAACAGCGTCAGATGGCGCGGATCGGGGCGCAGGTCGAACAGCCGCTTGTGCAGGGCCACGGCGACCAGAAACAACAACGCCGCCATCGAGATCGCGATTTTCATGCTGGCCTGTCCGGCGGGCGACACGGCCAGCGCGCCGACGAACAGCAGGGTGATCGGCGCGATGGTCGAAAGATGCCCTGCCAGCGTCCCCTCTTCACTGAACGCGACCGAATAGCTGAGAAGATAGAGCCCCAGCGGAATCACCCACAGCATCGGCGCGGCCATGATATCGGTCGTCAGCAGGGTGGTGGTCGACAGCATCAGGCCCGACGGCACCGCCGCCAGCGCCAGCCACAGCGCCATCAGTTTTGGCGTGGCGGCGGGTGCCTCGCGCTCTTCCTCGTCAGGAGAGACATATTCGGCAAAATCGCTGCTGGCGTGCCAGCGCGACCAGCCCGCGAAGCCGACCATCACGATCAGCGCGACAAATCCCGCGCTCCATAAATGGCTTTGCGTATCCAGCGGCATGGTGGGTTCGAAGATCAGCGGATAGGCGATCAGCCCGCCGAAACTGCCCAGATTGGATGCGCCATAAAGCACATAGGGATCGCCTGCTTCGGGAGAGGCGGCGAACCAGCGCTGCATCAGCGATGCCTGTGACGACAGCATGAAGAACACCGGCCCGATCGACAGCAGGAACAGGGCGGGCACCCATAATGCTTCCCAACCCGGCGCAGCGGGCGGCAGCGGGAATAGCGCGATCGGCAGGGTCAGGGCGGCGGCGACCAGCAGGGCCAGATGTAGCACGATCTGTCGCCGCATCGGTTGGTGCGCAATGGCATGGCTGTACAGATATCCGCCCAGCAACAGCAGTTGGAACACCACCATCGCGCTGTTCCAGACATTGGGCGCGCCGCCCACCACCGGCAGCGCAAATCGCGCAACCATCGGCTGGATCAGGAACAGCAGGAAACTGCCGGTCAGGATCGTGGCGACGAACAGGTTCTGGCGCGCGAAAATGGTGCGCGGCTGTCTGGCAACGGCTTCGGTCAACGGTAAATCGCCCTCATCGCTTCTATGCATAGGGGATCGGCTGGCCCTTGCAATCCGGGATGGGGGGATATTCCCCGCGTTTGAGCAGTTGCAGGAAGGGGCGCGCTTGGCCTAAGGCGCGGCTTGGTATGAATGGCGGCCACAGGCTGCGACAGCAAAGGGCACGACATGTCGGTTTTGAAGGGCAAGCTTGTCACACTGATTGGCGGTAGCGGCTTTTTCGGAACGCATGTGGCGCAGGCCCTGCTGGAACGCGGCGCACGGCTGCGGGTGGCATCGCGCAATCCCAAGGATGCGTTCTCGCTGCGTCCGCTGGCCAATCTGGGCCAGATTCAGTTCGCGCGCTGCGACATCCGCAGCGAGGCTTCGTTGGCGGCGGTGATCGACGGGGCCGATGCGGTGGTCAATCTGGTCGGCGCGTTCGCGGGCGATTTAAATGCGGTAATGGGCGAAGGCGCGGGCGATGTCGCGCGGATCGCGGCGGCCAAGGGTGTGTCGGCACTGGTCCATGTGTCGGCCATCGGCGCCGATGCGGCGTCGGACATCGATTACCAGAAGTACAAGGGCGAGGGCGAACTGCATGTTTTGGCCGCCTTCCCCAAGGCGACCGTGCTGCGCCCGTCGATCCTGTTCGGATCGGACGATCAGTTCCTCAACATGTTCGGCGGGATGATCGCTGCCATGCCGGTGATGCCTGTGTTCGCGCCCGACGCGAAACTGCAGCCCCTGTTCGTCGACGACGCGGCAGAGGCGGTGGTGGCCGCGCTGGAAGATCCGGCGAAACACGGCGGCAAGATTTACGAGATCGCAGGCCCCGAAGTGGTCACCATGCTGGATCTGAACGAACGGATTGCCGCCGCGCAGGGCCGCAATCGCCATTTCGCCGCGCTGCCCGACATGGTCGGATCGGCCATTGCAACGGCTTCGGGTTTCCTGCCCGGCGCGCCGATCAGCGGCGACCAGTACAAGATGCTGGCGCAGGGCAATGTGGCCAGCGACGATATGCCGGGGATCGCAAAGCTGGGCATCCAGCCCCGTCCGCTAAGCCTGTTCCTCGACCGCTGGATGGTCCGCTATCGCAAGCATGGCCGGTTCGGCGACGAACGCGCTGCCTGAGTTCGTGGATCCTAAATTACTGGACCCCGAATTCGTGCACTAGGCGTTGACGTCGGCGTAATGGCGCGGCGGCGGGACGCCATCTACCTTGTCGGATAGCAGCGGTTGAAAGCTGGGCCGGCTTTTCAGCACCGAATACCAGCCGCGCGTGGATTCGTGCCCGCGCCAGTCGATCCCGCCCAGATAATCGACCACCGAAATCTGCGCCGCCGCCGTCAGATCGGCCAGGCTCATCGTCGCGCCCGCCAGCCAGCGGCGGTGGTCGATCAGATAGTCGCAATAATCGAGATGCTGGTCCGCCAGCCGCATGGCATCGCGCAGCGCGCGCGAATCGGGCGCCTGTTTCAGCACCACCCGCTTGGCATAGCGTTCCGTGAGGAGCGGGGCAGTGACATCGCCCCAGAAATTTTCGTCGAACAGCGCGACCAGACGGCGGATTTCGGCCCGGTTGGCGGCAGGCCCGTTGATCATCGGGTTCTTTTCGACCGTCTCTTCCAGATATTCGGCAATTGCGCGGCTGTCGGCAAGGACGGTGTCCTTTTCCTCATGCCGCAAGGCAGGGGTCCGCCCCGCCGGATTGATCAGATAGAATTCGTCGCGCAACGCCCACGGATTTTCGGGCTCCAGCGTATAGGGCACGCCCTTTTCGCTCATCAACAAGCGCAGCTTGCGACTGAACGGGCATAAAGCGAAGTGATGAAGCCGCCACATGGCTGTTGAAAATTCGTCCCTCGATTGCCTTTCGCCGGCGATCCCTGTCCCTCTCGCACCGCCTGCGAATCCACTTTTTCGATAGACTCCTGTCATGGGGCCGCGTCAACAAGGCTTACCAATAATAGTGTGCCTGTTCATAAGGTGTTGCGTGGCTTTGCGGCAGCAGGCGGCGGGGCAGGCGGGCGGTTCTTGCCAAAGGCGCTTGTGCGCAAAGCCGCCATTTGCGATGGCACCGCCCTTATGGCGGACGCACGCATCATCGATATCACTCTGGACGAGGCCACGATCGTGTGGCGCAATCCGGATATCGAGCAGGAACGCCGCGTCGCCATCTTCGACCTGATCGAGGAAAACAGCTTCAAACCGCTGCGGTCGTGGGAGGCAGGGCATCTGGGCCCCTATCGTCTTTCCTTGTCGGTGGTTGACGGCAGGCTGTCGATCGCGGTCAAGGACGAGGAAGACCGTCCGCTGGAAACATTGCTGCTGGGGCTGGCGCGGTTCCGCCGCCCGATCCGCGAATATTTCGCCATTTGCGACAGCTATTACCAGGCGATCCGCAAGGCGACGGCGGGCGAGATCGAGACGATCGACATGGCGCGGCGCGGCATTCACAACCGTTCGACCGAATTGCTGATGGAGCGGCTGGAAGGCAAGGTCGAAACCGATTTCGCCACCGCGCGCCGCCTGTTCACGCTGATCTGCGTGCTGCATATCCGGGGTTGATGGCCGAAATCGTGAAGAAATACAGGCGTATATGGCGTATGGGCGCGGTCGTGCTGGCGGGCGCGTTGCTGACGGGCGCGGGATCGGCATGGTGGCACGCGGCCCATTGGGAACCGTCCGCCAAATCCTATCCGGTGCAGGGCGCATGGCTGGACCAGCGCCACGATGCGCGCACCGTGCTGACCCTTGCCGAAGGGGGCGCGGATGGCGCGCCGCTGGTCCGCTTTCTCTATGCCACGGCCAGCATCGGCGCATCGGGCCGCAACGAGCGCTTTGCCGAAGAGCATGAGCGGGCGGGGCGTTCGGGCCTGCCCGTCGGGGCGGTGCATGTGTTCGACCCTTGCGTCCCTGCCGACCGGCAATCGGCCAATTTCGTCACCCTGGTCCCGCGCGACGGCGATCTGCTGCCGCCCGCGGTGCAGCTGGACGCCACCGGCGAGGATTGCCCGCGCCCCGTCCGCGCGGCCGAGGTGGAGAGCGAGCTGGTTACATTCCTCAACCAGATCGAGGCGCATGCAGGCCGCCGCGCCATTCTGGCCCCCAGCGCCGCGTTCGAGGAAGCCTATGGCTTTGGCGCGCGGTCGCAGCGTCCGCTGTGGCTGGCGCAGGACCGCGCGGAACCGGCCTATGCGGGCGGAAACTGGACGATCTGGACGGCGAACAGCGCGCTCAGCCTGCCGCAACTGGACATGTCGATCGGCTGGCTGGTGATGCGCAGCGATCCCGCCGAAGAGGCAGGCTGAGGCAATATCTTGCACAGTTAGCTGCATGCCAAGGGTTGCCCCCGCGCGGGGCGATTGGGCAGACCGGCGCGCAAATTATTGATCGGAGCAACGATGGCGATTCTCTCGGACCGGTGGATCCGCGAACAGGCACAGGCAAGCGGCATGATCGAACCGTTTGTCGAGGCGCAGCGGCGCGACGGCTGTATTTCTTACGGCCTGTCGTCCTATGGCTATGACGCGCGCGTCGCGGACGAGTTCAAGATCTTCACCAATGTCGACAGCGCGGTCGTGGACCCCAAGGATTTCGCCGCCAACAGCTTTGTCGACCGTCAGACCGATGTCTGCGTGATCCCGCCCAACAGCTTTGCGCTGGCCCGCACGGTCGAATATTTCCGCGTGCCGCGCGACGTGCTGGTCATCTGCCTTGGCAAAAGCACCTATGCGCGCTGCGGCATCATCGTGAATGTCACCCCGCTGGAACCGGGCTGGGAAGGGCATGTCACGCTGGAATTTTCGAACAGCACCCCGCTGCCCGCCAAGATCTATGCGAACGAAGGCGCGTGCCAGTTCCTGTTCCTGAAAGGGAACGAGCCGTGCGAGGTGAGCTATGCCGACCGCACGGGCAAATATATGGGGCAGCGCGGTGTGACGCTGCCCCGTCTTTAAAGCCTAGTCCAGATCGGCGGCAGAGTGACGCTCGGCAATTGCGCCGGGGGTCCGTTCGGGCGACCCATTGACGCGCAGGCCGCGCCGCACGGCGGGGCGCGCATCGATGGCCTTCGCCCAGCGCTGCACGTTTTCATAGCTGGCGACATCAAGGAACTCGGCCGCGTCATACTGGCGACCCAGCGCCAGTTGCCCGTGCCATGCAAAGATCGCGATATCGGCGATCGAATAATCGCCCGCCATGAATTCACGGGTCGCCAGATGCTGGTCCAGCACGTCGAGCTGGCGCTTCACTTCCATCGTATAGCGGTCGATGGGATAGCGGTAACGCTCGGGCGCATAGGCATAGAAATGGCCAAATCCCCCGCCCAGCAGCGGCGCGGTGCCCATCTGCCACATCAGCCATGACAGCATCTCGGCCCGAAGCTCGGGATCGGTGGGCAGGAATGCGCCGAATTTCTCGGCCAGATGCAACAGGATCGCGCCCGATTCGAACACGCGGAACGGTGTGTCGCCGCTGCGGTCTATCAGCGCGGGAATCTTGGAATTGGGGTTCACCGCGACAAAACCGCTGGTGAACTGGTCCTGCTTCATGATCTCGATCTTCCACGCGTCATATTCCGCGCCTGCGTGCCCTGCGGCCAGCAATTCCTCGAACAGGATCGTTACCTTTTGCCCGTTGGGCGTGCCCAGCGAATAGAGCTGGAACGGATGCTCGCCCACCGGCAGATCGCGCTCTTCGCGCGCGCCTGCGGTGGGACGGTTCAGCGCGGCGAATTGTCCGCCGTTCTCGCCTTCCAGTTTCCAGACCTTGGGCGGGGTATAGATGTCGTTCATTGCGGAAGGCTCCTGCGGAAAATCTCATGGGCCGGTCATGTGCGCGCCGGGGGTTGGCACGGCGGGATGCGGGGGCGATATGGGGTCGATGATCAAAGACGCAATCGCCGCCGGAATTTACAGCGATAATGCGGCGCTTCGCCGCGCTGCGACAGGTGGGGCGGCACTTTGCACCATTACCGCCATCGACGGCAGCTTTTCGCGCAGGCTGGGCGCGCAAATGGCGATCGGTGCAGACGGAGCCATTACCGGCAGCATGGCCGACGGCTGTCTCGAGGCTGCGCTGACACACCACGCGGCAGAGGCGGCGGAAGAAGGAAAGCCGCGCTTTCTGCATTTCGGCGGCGCGGGCGATCCGATGGATCTGCGCCTTCCGTGCGGATCGCGCATCGCGGTGACGGTCGATCCCGCGCCCGACCGTGCGGCGGTGGCGGCGGCGGTGGCGGCGCTGGATGCGCGCCAATGTGCCGAACTGGCGGTGCCATTGGCCGATGGCGACATATTTCTGCGCCATTTCCGCCCCGAATTGCGCATCGTCGCCATCGGCACCGGTCCCGAACTCGCCGCGTTCGAGGCATTGGCCGCGGCACATGGCGCGATCGTCGATGCTGTCCGCCCGTTCGGCGAAGGGGGCGGCTGCGGTGTAGCGGATGGCCTGTCGCTGGGCGCCGCGCCCGACCTGCCGCTCGATCCGTGGAGCGCGGTGGTTGTGCTGTTCCACGATCACGAATGGGAACGCGCGATCATCCCGTGGGCGGTCGCCAGCGACGCATTCTATATCGGCGCACAGGGCGGCGCGCCCACGCGCGATATGCGGCTGGCGCATCTGGCGGCGCTGGGGCTGGCCGACAGGGCGGCGGGGCGGTTGCACGGGCCGGTCGGGCTGATCGAGCGCGCGCGCGATCCGGCGGTGCTGGCACTGTCGGTTCTGGCCGAGATCGTCGCGTTGTACGAGGTGACCGGCCCGTGAAAGCGCGCCGGTGATCGCGCCGCAGCGCATTTTCGCGGCGACGCTGGCGGCCGGACTGTCGCGCCGTTTCGGCGCGGACAAGCTGGGGCAGCGGTGGGGCGAGACGGATATTCTGGGCGCTTCGCTGGCTGGGCTGGACGGGTTCGACTGGCTGGAGCGCGCGGTTGTCGTGCGGGCAGGGCGCGCAATCACGGCGGGAAGGATCATCGCCAACGATCATCCCGAACGCGGCATGGGCCATTCGCTGGCCCTCGCGGCGCAAGCGGCCGACGCGGCGGGGGCGGATTTCCTGCTGGTCACTCTGGGCGATATGCCATGCCTGCGCGCGGCCAGTCTCAACCGCTTGTTGCAAGCCTGTCCCGACCGCGCCGATGCCATGGCATCGCTTTGCGCGCCCGGCGCGCCGCCCGCGCCGCCTGCCGTCTTTGGTCGGGGCTGGTTCGGGCGAATAGCCCGTTTCGACAACGACAAGGGCGCGCGCGATCTGTTGCGCGATCCCGCGAACGGGGCGGTTCTGGTGCCGCTCGACCCTGCCGAGGCCATCGATATCGACACGCCCCAAGATTTTGCCCGTCACCACGGTGACGAATAGCGCCGTGCCTGTCATCTACCGGTAAGATTTGCGAAATAGCGGAAGCATCCATGACTGACATCAACCGACGCCGCTTCCTTGCGGCCACCAGCGCCTTTGCAGGGCTTGCCGCCAGCGGCTGCACCACCACCCCGTCGGGCCCCGCCGCACCGCGCGCGCTGGTCTATGGCCAGCTGGCCCAGGACCCGCTGGGCGTGCTCGACCTGCCGCAGGGTTTTTCCTATCGCGTGATCTCGAAACTGGGCGATGCGATGGACGATGGCGGCACCGTGCCCGACCGCGCCGATGGCATGGGATGTTTCCAGCTGGCCAATGGCAAGATCGCGCTGGTCCGCAATCACGAGCTGAAGCCGAACCATGATGCGGGCGGCCCGCTGAACAGCGGGTTCGGGCGCAGAAAAGACGGCACCGTGCTGCCCGGCGGCACAACGACATTGGTGATGGACCCCGAGACGCTGGCCGTCGAAAAGCAATATCGCTCGCTGGCCGGCACGATCCGCAATTGCGCGGGCGGCACGACCCCGTGGGGCAGCTGGCTGACATGCGAAGAGGCAAAGCTGGACGATGTGACCGAACCCGGCCACGGCTGGGTGTTCGAAGTGCCTGCCGCGCATGAAGGGCTGGTCGATCCCGTCCCGCTCAAGGCCATGGGCCGATTCAATCACGAGGCTGCGGTGATCGATCCGGTCAGCGGCTATGCCTATCTGACCGAGGATCGCGACGACGGCCTGATCTATCGCTTCATTCCGGACGAACCGGGCAATCTGGCCGCAGGCGGACGGCTTCAGGCGCTGACGGGTATTGCCGACACGCGCAACTGGAAGGGCCGGATCACGATGAAGCCGGGTGAGCCGATCCCCGTCGGCTGGGTCGATCTGGACGATGTAGAGGCGCCCAATGACGATCTGCGCCTGCGCGGCGC
Coding sequences:
- a CDS encoding glycoside hydrolase family 25 protein, encoding MAEIVKKYRRIWRMGAVVLAGALLTGAGSAWWHAAHWEPSAKSYPVQGAWLDQRHDARTVLTLAEGGADGAPLVRFLYATASIGASGRNERFAEEHERAGRSGLPVGAVHVFDPCVPADRQSANFVTLVPRDGDLLPPAVQLDATGEDCPRPVRAAEVESELVTFLNQIEAHAGRRAILAPSAAFEEAYGFGARSQRPLWLAQDRAEPAYAGGNWTIWTANSALSLPQLDMSIGWLVMRSDPAEEAG
- the dcd gene encoding dCTP deaminase, whose product is MAILSDRWIREQAQASGMIEPFVEAQRRDGCISYGLSSYGYDARVADEFKIFTNVDSAVVDPKDFAANSFVDRQTDVCVIPPNSFALARTVEYFRVPRDVLVICLGKSTYARCGIIVNVTPLEPGWEGHVTLEFSNSTPLPAKIYANEGACQFLFLKGNEPCEVSYADRTGKYMGQRGVTLPRL
- a CDS encoding glutathione S-transferase family protein; this translates as MWRLHHFALCPFSRKLRLLMSEKGVPYTLEPENPWALRDEFYLINPAGRTPALRHEEKDTVLADSRAIAEYLEETVEKNPMINGPAANRAEIRRLVALFDENFWGDVTAPLLTERYAKRVVLKQAPDSRALRDAMRLADQHLDYCDYLIDHRRWLAGATMSLADLTAAAQISVVDYLGGIDWRGHESTRGWYSVLKSRPSFQPLLSDKVDGVPPPRHYADVNA
- the yghU gene encoding glutathione-dependent disulfide-bond oxidoreductase, which translates into the protein MNDIYTPPKVWKLEGENGGQFAALNRPTAGAREERDLPVGEHPFQLYSLGTPNGQKVTILFEELLAAGHAGAEYDAWKIEIMKQDQFTSGFVAVNPNSKIPALIDRSGDTPFRVFESGAILLHLAEKFGAFLPTDPELRAEMLSWLMWQMGTAPLLGGGFGHFYAYAPERYRYPIDRYTMEVKRQLDVLDQHLATREFMAGDYSIADIAIFAWHGQLALGRQYDAAEFLDVASYENVQRWAKAIDARPAVRRGLRVNGSPERTPGAIAERHSAADLD
- a CDS encoding complex I NDUFA9 subunit family protein; its protein translation is MSVLKGKLVTLIGGSGFFGTHVAQALLERGARLRVASRNPKDAFSLRPLANLGQIQFARCDIRSEASLAAVIDGADAVVNLVGAFAGDLNAVMGEGAGDVARIAAAKGVSALVHVSAIGADAASDIDYQKYKGEGELHVLAAFPKATVLRPSILFGSDDQFLNMFGGMIAAMPVMPVFAPDAKLQPLFVDDAAEAVVAALEDPAKHGGKIYEIAGPEVVTMLDLNERIAAAQGRNRHFAALPDMVGSAIATASGFLPGAPISGDQYKMLAQGNVASDDMPGIAKLGIQPRPLSLFLDRWMVRYRKHGRFGDERAA
- a CDS encoding NTP transferase domain-containing protein, which translates into the protein MIAPQRIFAATLAAGLSRRFGADKLGQRWGETDILGASLAGLDGFDWLERAVVVRAGRAITAGRIIANDHPERGMGHSLALAAQAADAAGADFLLVTLGDMPCLRAASLNRLLQACPDRADAMASLCAPGAPPAPPAVFGRGWFGRIARFDNDKGARDLLRDPANGAVLVPLDPAEAIDIDTPQDFARHHGDE
- a CDS encoding spermidine synthase produces the protein MTEAVARQPRTIFARQNLFVATILTGSFLLFLIQPMVARFALPVVGGAPNVWNSAMVVFQLLLLGGYLYSHAIAHQPMRRQIVLHLALLVAAALTLPIALFPLPPAAPGWEALWVPALFLLSIGPVFFMLSSQASLMQRWFAASPEAGDPYVLYGASNLGSFGGLIAYPLIFEPTMPLDTQSHLWSAGFVALIVMVGFAGWSRWHASSDFAEYVSPDEEEREAPAATPKLMALWLALAAVPSGLMLSTTTLLTTDIMAAPMLWVIPLGLYLLSYSVAFSEEGTLAGHLSTIAPITLLFVGALAVSPAGQASMKIAISMAALLFLVAVALHKRLFDLRPDPRHLTLFYLMTALGGAIGGIFCALIAPLVFDWIYEHAILLIAAAMLLRPLELPIVTPLLRRRGWLSAALAAGALLLTAWLAYELSQAAIYGVKVQVAGFVVLITCIGLLVASRRWLYVPVLVMLMLGHQGWSTIRSSLDGDRARSYFGAYHIENSPSGALRYLTHGTTLHGQQFTDPTKKDNPTSYYGTTSGIGIALQQAPEDARVGIVGLGVGTLACYRKPAQQWVFYEIDRQVVRFSEEGEFSFLSDCTPDARIVIGDARIALDRAAHDSLYLLAIDAFSSDAIPVHLLTQEAFDIYGDVLADNGLLLVHVSNRYLDLAPMVAALAKKGRWHGAMREDSEDLATGTTPSLWIALTRDRDAYNRLIEAEGPSWAQLPPASHRPWTDDNASILPVVSW
- a CDS encoding alkaline phosphatase PhoX, which produces MTDINRRRFLAATSAFAGLAASGCTTTPSGPAAPRALVYGQLAQDPLGVLDLPQGFSYRVISKLGDAMDDGGTVPDRADGMGCFQLANGKIALVRNHELKPNHDAGGPLNSGFGRRKDGTVLPGGTTTLVMDPETLAVEKQYRSLAGTIRNCAGGTTPWGSWLTCEEAKLDDVTEPGHGWVFEVPAAHEGLVDPVPLKAMGRFNHEAAVIDPVSGYAYLTEDRDDGLIYRFIPDEPGNLAAGGRLQALTGIADTRNWKGRITMKPGEPIPVGWVDLDDVEAPNDDLRLRGAAKGAALFARGEGIHMGPDVSGRSEAYFCCTSGGAAGYGQVFRLIPGADGDMLELFYESTDRHDFFYGDNLTVSDSGHLIVCEDSYDDVVDNHIRGITPEGAAYPIARLTMQTELAGACFSPDGKTLFVNAFSPTRTFAITGPWVA
- a CDS encoding XdhC family protein codes for the protein MIKDAIAAGIYSDNAALRRAATGGAALCTITAIDGSFSRRLGAQMAIGADGAITGSMADGCLEAALTHHAAEAAEEGKPRFLHFGGAGDPMDLRLPCGSRIAVTVDPAPDRAAVAAAVAALDARQCAELAVPLADGDIFLRHFRPELRIVAIGTGPELAAFEALAAAHGAIVDAVRPFGEGGGCGVADGLSLGAAPDLPLDPWSAVVVLFHDHEWERAIIPWAVASDAFYIGAQGGAPTRDMRLAHLAALGLADRAAGRLHGPVGLIERARDPAVLALSVLAEIVALYEVTGP
- a CDS encoding UPF0262 family protein; protein product: MADARIIDITLDEATIVWRNPDIEQERRVAIFDLIEENSFKPLRSWEAGHLGPYRLSLSVVDGRLSIAVKDEEDRPLETLLLGLARFRRPIREYFAICDSYYQAIRKATAGEIETIDMARRGIHNRSTELLMERLEGKVETDFATARRLFTLICVLHIRG